One Sphingobacteruim zhuxiongii DNA window includes the following coding sequences:
- a CDS encoding carbon starvation CstA family protein: MIDLNGINALTLIFASLLIFAIAYRFYGLFLANKVLRLNSKITTPAVEFADGQDYVKTDRKVLFGHHFAAIAAAGPLVGPVLAAQFGYLPGALWILIGCVLGGGVHDMVVLFASVRHKGESLATIASKEISKPIGTIAGLAVLFILILTLAGLSLACISAMHEAPWSLFTIILTMPIAIIMGLIMRYREGSVTFASILGGVLLIVGIIAGHNLMEMPAVANLFNWSIGTISIAIAVYGFLASVLPIWLLLVPRDYLSTYLKIGTILMLTIGIIFVAPTIQMPALTEFIHGGGPVIGGPVLPFIFIVIACGAISGFHAIIATGTTPKMLGNEREILFVGYGAMLVEGFVALMALIAACTLMPGDYFAINTPAAAYEQFLAIHPELHAVDLPHFIERIGIDLHGRTGGAVSLAVGMAHIFDKVPFMDNVMAYWYNFAIMFEAVFILTAIDAGTRVGRFFLQEMLGSVIPAFKDKNWWPGVILCSAIFTFSWGYLVYTGNVSSIWPLFGISNQLLAACGLIVCTTMLIRMNRKKYALCAAIPGVFMAIITFWAGYIQVTDIYIPNGQYLLASLAGIAMLLMGIVFIGTFIRWSQLFRIKELKVDMYNEEVKELVER, encoded by the coding sequence ATGATTGACTTAAATGGGATTAATGCCTTAACATTAATCTTTGCCTCACTACTGATCTTTGCTATTGCCTATCGGTTCTACGGGCTCTTTCTAGCGAATAAGGTCCTTCGCTTAAATTCGAAAATTACAACCCCCGCAGTGGAATTTGCCGATGGCCAAGATTATGTAAAAACAGATCGAAAGGTATTGTTTGGACATCACTTCGCTGCGATTGCTGCTGCAGGTCCCTTAGTTGGTCCGGTGCTGGCAGCGCAATTTGGCTATCTACCAGGTGCCTTGTGGATCTTAATCGGATGTGTATTAGGGGGAGGTGTACATGATATGGTTGTTCTTTTTGCTTCCGTGAGACATAAAGGGGAAAGTCTAGCTACGATCGCATCTAAAGAAATTTCGAAACCCATTGGAACAATTGCTGGACTAGCGGTCTTATTTATTTTGATATTAACCCTAGCGGGACTCTCATTAGCCTGTATTTCGGCAATGCACGAAGCGCCATGGTCCTTGTTTACCATTATCTTAACCATGCCGATTGCCATTATAATGGGCTTGATCATGCGCTATAGAGAAGGTTCAGTAACCTTTGCCAGTATACTAGGCGGCGTATTGTTAATCGTAGGGATTATTGCAGGACATAATTTAATGGAGATGCCAGCCGTTGCCAATCTATTCAATTGGAGCATCGGAACGATCTCCATAGCGATTGCCGTTTATGGTTTCTTAGCTTCTGTTTTACCAATCTGGTTATTGCTTGTACCGCGCGATTACCTATCGACTTATTTGAAGATCGGAACGATTTTAATGTTAACGATTGGTATTATCTTCGTTGCGCCAACCATTCAAATGCCTGCATTAACCGAATTTATTCATGGTGGCGGACCAGTAATTGGTGGCCCTGTTTTACCTTTCATCTTTATCGTAATTGCCTGCGGTGCAATCTCTGGTTTCCATGCCATTATCGCTACAGGTACCACACCGAAAATGCTTGGTAATGAGCGCGAAATACTTTTTGTTGGCTATGGTGCTATGCTAGTTGAAGGCTTTGTTGCACTAATGGCTTTAATTGCCGCATGTACGTTAATGCCAGGCGATTATTTTGCCATTAATACTCCCGCTGCTGCATACGAGCAATTTCTTGCAATCCACCCGGAACTGCATGCCGTCGACCTACCACACTTTATCGAACGTATTGGTATCGATCTGCACGGACGTACCGGAGGTGCTGTATCACTCGCTGTAGGGATGGCGCATATATTTGACAAGGTGCCGTTTATGGATAATGTTATGGCCTATTGGTACAATTTCGCCATTATGTTTGAAGCCGTATTTATTTTAACAGCAATTGACGCTGGAACACGTGTTGGACGTTTCTTCTTGCAAGAGATGTTGGGATCCGTTATCCCGGCTTTCAAAGATAAAAACTGGTGGCCTGGCGTAATCCTATGTAGTGCTATTTTCACCTTCTCTTGGGGATATTTAGTGTACACTGGAAATGTGAGTAGTATCTGGCCATTGTTTGGTATTTCCAATCAGCTTCTAGCGGCCTGTGGATTAATTGTCTGTACAACAATGCTCATACGTATGAATAGAAAGAAATATGCGCTCTGTGCGGCTATTCCTGGAGTATTTATGGCAATCATCACTTTCTGGGCAGGTTATATCCAAGTAACGGATATTTACATCCCGAATGGTCAGTACTTATTAGCAAGTCTCGCTGGTATAGCCATGCTACTGATGGGTATTGTATTTATTGGTACCTTTATCCGTTGGTCACAGCTCTTTAGAATTAAGGAACTGAAGGTGGATATGTATAATGAGGAGGTTAAAGAACTCGTTGAAAGATAA
- the katG gene encoding catalase/peroxidase HPI: MENGSNDISKCPFHNGSMNKIKVAGDGTSNQEWWPNRLKIELLRQNANVSNPMDADFNYAKEFKSLDLAGVKKDLHALMTDSQDWWPADFGHYGPLFIRMAWHSAGTYRVGDGRGGAGAGQQRFAPLNSWPDNVSLDKARRLLWPIKQKYGKKISWADLMILTGNVALESMGFKTFGFAGGREDVFEPELDVYWGSEKTWLGGDVRYAQGSEGVAEKHGVLSADDNADGKIHSRNLENPLAAVQMGLIYVNPEGPDGNPDPLAAAKDIRDTFGRMAMDDEETVALIAGGHTFGKTHGAGPADNVGKEPEAADLEMQGLGWKSSFKSGVGADAITSGLEVTWTTTPTQWSNNFFENLFSYEWELTKSPAGAHQWVAKDAGDIVPHAFDPNKKQRPTMLTTDITLRVDPEFEKISRRFYENPDLFADAFSRAWFKLTHRDMGPKSRYLGPEVPAEDLIWQDPIPALNHPLVNADDVAALKANILNSGLTIAEMVSTAWASASTFRGSDKRGGANGARIRLAPQKDWAVNNPAQLQKVLHTLEGIQSSFNNGQADGKRVSLADLIVLAGATGVIEAAKKAGVQVSVPFTPGRMDATQEQTDIESVAYLEPIADGFRNYKKARYTVSTEELLVDKAQLLTLTPPELVVLLSGMRVLDTNFDGSKHGVFTDRPGQLTNDFLVNLLDMNTAWEAVSPDKELYQGKDRKTGATKWTGTRADLLFGANSELRAVAEIYAAADANEKFVKDFVAAWHKVMNADRFDVKK; encoded by the coding sequence ATGGAAAACGGATCAAATGACATCAGTAAATGCCCATTTCACAATGGCAGTATGAACAAAATCAAGGTTGCAGGTGATGGAACCTCTAACCAAGAATGGTGGCCAAATCGTTTAAAAATCGAACTTCTACGTCAAAATGCGAATGTATCCAATCCTATGGATGCGGACTTTAACTATGCGAAAGAATTTAAGAGTTTAGACCTAGCGGGGGTAAAGAAAGATCTGCATGCTTTAATGACTGATTCTCAGGACTGGTGGCCTGCGGATTTTGGACACTACGGTCCTTTATTTATCCGCATGGCATGGCACAGTGCCGGAACCTACCGTGTAGGCGATGGTCGTGGTGGAGCTGGTGCGGGACAACAACGCTTTGCCCCACTAAATAGCTGGCCTGATAATGTTAGCTTAGATAAAGCGCGTCGCTTATTATGGCCGATCAAACAAAAATATGGTAAGAAAATATCCTGGGCGGATTTAATGATCCTAACCGGAAATGTAGCCTTAGAATCCATGGGATTCAAAACATTTGGATTTGCCGGTGGCCGTGAGGACGTATTTGAACCAGAATTAGATGTATACTGGGGATCTGAGAAAACATGGCTAGGTGGCGATGTTCGCTATGCACAAGGTTCTGAAGGTGTAGCAGAGAAACATGGTGTATTATCGGCGGATGATAATGCCGATGGCAAGATCCATTCTAGAAATTTAGAAAACCCACTAGCGGCAGTGCAAATGGGATTAATCTATGTCAACCCGGAAGGTCCTGATGGTAATCCTGATCCATTAGCGGCGGCAAAAGATATACGCGATACTTTTGGTCGTATGGCGATGGACGATGAAGAAACTGTAGCCTTAATCGCGGGTGGACATACATTCGGGAAGACACACGGTGCTGGTCCTGCCGACAACGTAGGTAAAGAACCAGAGGCTGCAGACTTAGAAATGCAAGGCTTAGGCTGGAAGAGCAGCTTTAAATCAGGCGTTGGTGCTGATGCGATCACGTCTGGATTAGAAGTAACTTGGACAACGACGCCAACACAATGGAGCAACAACTTCTTTGAAAACCTATTTAGCTACGAATGGGAATTGACGAAAAGCCCTGCGGGCGCGCATCAATGGGTTGCTAAAGATGCAGGCGATATCGTTCCGCATGCGTTTGACCCGAACAAAAAACAACGTCCAACGATGTTGACAACAGATATTACTCTACGTGTAGATCCGGAGTTCGAGAAAATATCTCGCCGTTTCTATGAGAATCCTGATTTATTTGCAGACGCCTTCTCACGCGCTTGGTTTAAATTAACGCATCGTGATATGGGTCCTAAATCCCGCTATTTAGGTCCTGAGGTTCCTGCCGAAGATTTAATCTGGCAAGACCCTATTCCTGCACTAAACCATCCATTAGTGAATGCCGATGATGTAGCAGCATTGAAAGCGAACATCCTAAACTCGGGATTAACGATTGCCGAAATGGTATCTACTGCATGGGCATCGGCGTCAACATTCCGTGGATCCGATAAACGTGGTGGTGCAAACGGTGCACGTATTCGCCTAGCGCCTCAAAAAGACTGGGCTGTTAATAATCCAGCACAATTACAAAAAGTATTGCATACCCTTGAAGGCATTCAATCCTCATTCAACAACGGTCAGGCAGATGGTAAGCGAGTATCGCTAGCAGATCTTATTGTCTTGGCAGGTGCGACAGGTGTAATTGAAGCAGCGAAAAAAGCGGGCGTTCAAGTATCGGTACCATTTACTCCAGGACGTATGGATGCAACACAAGAGCAAACAGATATCGAGTCAGTAGCTTACTTAGAGCCAATTGCTGACGGATTCCGTAACTATAAGAAAGCAAGATATACCGTTTCTACAGAGGAATTATTGGTTGACAAAGCACAGCTATTGACCTTGACACCTCCCGAATTAGTAGTACTCTTATCAGGTATGCGTGTATTAGACACGAACTTTGATGGCTCGAAACACGGTGTATTTACCGACAGACCGGGTCAATTAACTAATGATTTCTTAGTGAATCTATTGGATATGAATACCGCATGGGAAGCTGTCTCTCCAGATAAAGAACTTTACCAAGGTAAAGATCGCAAGACTGGTGCTACAAAATGGACAGGTACGCGTGCTGACCTATTATTCGGCGCAAACTCTGAATTGAGAGCCGTTGCGGAAATCTATGCAGCAGCTGATGCCAATGAAAAGTTCGTTAAAGACTTCGTAGCAGCATGGCATAAAGTTATGAATGCCGATCGCTTTGACGTTAAAAAATAA
- a CDS encoding DUF1398 domain-containing protein, with product MFTVQQIEEAHARVKTGADFPKYIQEIKGFGVSAFEFIVSNGVEVYHGVGSFQVQSPTKYETQDISPSVNKQQFAKELKEHQEGKSDFPYFVKMCAENGIASWKVDLEKYTCTYFDSEGKKLLSENIPA from the coding sequence ATGTTTACAGTACAGCAAATCGAGGAAGCGCATGCTCGTGTGAAAACAGGTGCTGATTTCCCTAAATATATTCAAGAGATTAAAGGTTTCGGTGTTTCAGCCTTTGAGTTTATCGTCAGCAATGGGGTAGAAGTATACCATGGCGTGGGCAGTTTTCAGGTGCAATCGCCAACGAAATACGAAACGCAGGATATTTCGCCTAGCGTCAATAAACAGCAATTTGCAAAAGAGCTGAAAGAACACCAAGAAGGGAAGTCTGATTTTCCATATTTCGTCAAAATGTGTGCTGAAAATGGCATCGCCTCCTGGAAGGTCGATCTCGAAAAATATACCTGTACCTATTTTGATAGCGAAGGAAAGAAACTACTTAGCGAAAATATTCCCGCTTAA